The following proteins are co-located in the Cyprinus carpio isolate SPL01 chromosome B19, ASM1834038v1, whole genome shotgun sequence genome:
- the LOC109112215 gene encoding retinitis pigmentosa 9 protein homolog, with protein sequence MSGRKRSREHHEDRHERKKHKEAKQDEDKFQNQTRKLIHEVQKLKHVETFYENPPPGLIKDEDDRPEDCIPDNPGNEDARSFLAHAPTKGLWMPLGKEVKVMQCWRCKKYGHRTGDRECPFFIKGNQKLEQFRVAHEDPMYDIIRENKRNEKETRIEQLRQLLQDTTSDSDSTSSSSASSDHTQKKKKKKKEKRKKEKKKHKKKKKKHKAKASDDSDTD encoded by the exons ATGTCAGGTCGCAAACGAAGCCGAGAGCACCACGAGGACAGACATGAACGAAAGAAACACAAGGAAGCAAAACAAGACGAAGACAAATTCCAAAACCAAACCAGAAAACTGATTCACGAGGTGCAGAAACTCAAGCATGTGGAGACTTT CTATGAAAATCCTCCTCCTGGGCTCATAAAG GACGAGGATGACAGACCAGAGGACTGTATTCCTGATAACCCTGGCAATGAGGACGCTAGGAGCTTTTTGGCTCACGCTCCCACCAAAGGACTGTGGATGCCTCTGGGCAAAGAGGTGAAGGTCATGCAGT gctggaGATGTAAGAAGTACGGCCACAGAACAGGAGACAGAGAATGTCCTTTCTTCATCAAAGGCAACCAGAAACTGGAGCAGTTCAGAGTG GCACACGAGGATCCAATGTACGACATCATCCGTGAAAACAAACGCAATGAAAAAGAGACTAG GATCGAGCAGTTGAGACAGCTGCTTCAAGACACCACCTCCGACTCTGACTCCACCTCGTCTTCCTCTGCCTCCTCCGATCACacccagaagaagaagaagaagaaaaaagagaagaggaagaaagaaaagaagaaacacaagaagaaaaagaagaagcacAAGGCCAAGGCTAGCGATGACTCAGATACAGATTAA